Proteins encoded in a region of the Paucibacter sediminis genome:
- a CDS encoding formate--tetrahydrofolate ligase: MPSDIEIAQAATLRKILPLAHERLGLPEDSLVPYGHYKAKLSLAHIAGLQDRPDGHLVLVTAITPTPPGEGKTTTTVGLGDALGQIGKHAMVCLREPSLGPCFGMKGGAAGGGHAQVVPMEDINLHFTGDFHAIGLAHNLLSALIDNHVHHGNALGLDVRRITWRRVVDMNDRALRQITVALGGPGNGYPREDGYDIVVASEVMAILCLATSLADLKRRLGNIVVGYTAAKQPVRARDLKADGAMAALLKDALAPNLVQTMEGTPAFVHGGPFANIAHGCNSLIATRTALKLADYVVTEAGFGADLGAEKFIDIKCRKGGLKPACAVLVATVRAIKHHGGSGLEGVAALEAGMANLRRHVENVQQHLGLPTVVAINQFTQDTPQELAAIAQACADLGVRCVLANHWAHGGAGATELAHAVVQLCEAAPPRRAEVYADELTLDQKIEAVARKIYRADGVRFEPKARQQLAELQAQGWGGLPVCIAKTQYSFSTDPGRLGAPEGHVLPVRELRLNAGAEFVTAICGDIMTMPGLPKAPAAERISVDDAGRISGLF, translated from the coding sequence ATGCCCTCCGATATCGAGATCGCCCAAGCGGCGACGCTGCGCAAGATCCTGCCCCTGGCCCACGAGCGCCTGGGCCTGCCCGAGGACAGCCTGGTCCCCTATGGCCATTACAAGGCCAAGCTGAGCCTGGCGCATATCGCCGGCCTGCAGGACCGGCCCGACGGCCATCTGGTGCTGGTCACCGCCATCACCCCCACGCCGCCCGGCGAGGGCAAGACCACCACCACGGTGGGCCTGGGCGATGCGCTCGGCCAGATCGGCAAGCACGCCATGGTGTGCCTGCGCGAGCCCTCGCTGGGCCCCTGCTTCGGCATGAAGGGCGGCGCCGCGGGCGGCGGCCACGCCCAGGTGGTGCCGATGGAGGACATCAACCTCCACTTCACCGGCGACTTCCACGCCATCGGCCTGGCGCACAACCTGCTCTCGGCGCTGATCGACAACCATGTCCACCACGGCAATGCGCTCGGGCTGGACGTGCGCCGCATCACATGGCGGCGCGTGGTCGACATGAACGACCGCGCGCTGCGCCAGATCACCGTGGCGCTGGGCGGGCCGGGCAATGGCTACCCGCGCGAGGACGGCTACGACATCGTGGTGGCCTCGGAGGTGATGGCGATCCTGTGCCTCGCCACGTCGCTGGCCGATCTGAAGCGCCGCCTGGGCAATATCGTGGTGGGCTATACCGCCGCCAAGCAGCCGGTGCGCGCGCGCGATCTGAAGGCCGATGGCGCGATGGCGGCCCTGCTCAAGGATGCGCTGGCGCCGAATCTCGTGCAGACCATGGAGGGCACGCCGGCCTTCGTGCATGGCGGCCCCTTCGCCAATATCGCGCATGGCTGCAACTCGCTGATCGCCACCCGCACCGCGCTCAAGCTGGCCGACTATGTGGTCACCGAGGCGGGCTTCGGCGCCGACCTGGGGGCCGAGAAGTTCATCGACATCAAGTGCCGCAAGGGCGGGCTCAAGCCCGCCTGCGCGGTGCTGGTGGCTACCGTGCGCGCCATCAAGCACCATGGCGGCAGCGGCCTCGAGGGCGTGGCCGCGCTGGAGGCCGGCATGGCCAATCTGCGCCGCCATGTGGAGAACGTGCAGCAGCATCTGGGCTTGCCCACCGTGGTGGCGATCAACCAGTTCACGCAAGACACGCCGCAGGAGCTGGCGGCGATCGCCCAGGCCTGCGCGGACCTGGGCGTGCGCTGCGTGCTCGCCAACCACTGGGCCCATGGCGGTGCCGGCGCCACCGAGCTGGCCCATGCGGTGGTGCAGCTGTGCGAGGCCGCGCCGCCGCGCCGCGCCGAGGTCTATGCCGACGAGCTCACGCTGGACCAGAAGATCGAGGCGGTGGCCCGCAAGATCTACCGCGCCGACGGTGTGCGCTTCGAGCCCAAGGCGCGCCAGCAGCTGGCCGAGCTGCAGGCTCAGGGCTGGGGCGGGCTGCCGGTGTGCATTGCCAAGACCCAGTATTCCTTCAGCACCGACCCCGGCCGCCTCGGCGCGCCCGAGGGCCATGTCTTGCCGGTGCGCGAGCTGCGCCTGAACGCCGGCGCCGAGTTCGTCACCGCCATCTGCGGCGACATCATGACCATGCCGGGCCTGCCCAAGGCACCGGCCGCCGAACGCATCAGCGTCGACGATGCGGGACGCATCAGCGGCCTGTTCTGA
- a CDS encoding enoyl-CoA hydratase/isomerase family protein: MPAAAALPPLQSDGQILAEVNGCLGLITLNRAPALNALSLAMIRDITALLKAWADTPAIQAVVVLGAGREGKPAAFCAGGDIRFFHQAALAGDSALEDFFTEEYALNHLIHHYPKPYIALMDGVVMGGGMGISQGAKLRVLTEHSKLAMPETNIGLFPDVGGGWFLSQCPGHVGEWLALTGQPIAAGDAIELGLGDVFVQSSDLPAIIQAYRQGEQHSAEHVVATVMERADLAPAPDHLELRPRIDEHFSKPTVAAIMASLAAADDAWAQHTHATLLKRSPLMLAVTLEQLRRARRMASLAEDLRMERDLVHRCFHLRPGAASETVEGVRALAVDKDHAPRWNPASIAEVTPAMVQAYFESPWAADQHPLRQLA; this comes from the coding sequence ATGCCCGCCGCCGCTGCTCTTCCCCCGCTGCAATCCGATGGCCAGATCCTGGCCGAAGTGAACGGTTGCCTGGGTCTCATCACGCTGAACCGCGCGCCGGCGCTGAACGCGCTGTCGCTGGCGATGATCCGCGACATCACCGCTTTGCTGAAGGCCTGGGCGGATACGCCGGCGATCCAGGCGGTGGTGGTGCTGGGGGCGGGGCGCGAGGGCAAGCCCGCGGCCTTTTGTGCCGGCGGCGATATCCGCTTCTTCCACCAGGCCGCGCTCGCGGGTGACAGTGCGCTGGAAGACTTCTTCACCGAGGAATACGCGCTCAACCACCTGATCCACCATTACCCCAAGCCCTATATCGCCCTGATGGACGGGGTGGTGATGGGCGGCGGCATGGGCATCAGCCAGGGCGCCAAGCTGCGCGTGCTGACCGAGCATTCCAAGCTGGCCATGCCCGAGACCAATATCGGCCTGTTCCCCGATGTCGGCGGCGGCTGGTTCCTCTCGCAATGCCCCGGCCATGTGGGCGAATGGCTGGCCCTGACCGGCCAGCCGATCGCCGCCGGCGATGCCATCGAGCTGGGCCTGGGCGACGTGTTCGTGCAGAGCAGCGACCTGCCCGCCATCATCCAGGCCTACCGCCAGGGCGAGCAGCACAGCGCCGAGCATGTGGTGGCCACGGTGATGGAGCGTGCCGACCTCGCGCCCGCGCCCGACCATCTGGAACTGCGCCCGCGCATCGACGAGCATTTCTCCAAGCCCACGGTGGCCGCGATCATGGCCTCGCTGGCCGCCGCCGACGATGCCTGGGCCCAGCACACCCATGCCACCCTGCTGAAGCGCTCGCCGCTCATGCTGGCGGTGACGCTGGAGCAGCTGCGCCGCGCGCGCCGCATGGCCAGCCTGGCCGAGGACCTGCGCATGGAGCGCGATCTGGTGCACCGCTGTTTCCATCTGCGTCCCGGCGCCGCCAGCGAGACGGTGGAGGGCGTGCGCGCCCTGGCAGTCGACAAGGACCACGCGCCGCGCTGGAACCCGGCCAGCATCGCCGAAGTCACGCCGGCCATGGTGCAGGCCTATTTCGAAAGCCCCTGGGCGGCCGATCAGCATCCCTTGCGCCAACTGGCATGA
- a CDS encoding DMT family transporter: protein MSHRRAVLLMLLITLLWSTAGVVSRHLEAARSFEVTFWRSGFNALALLVALGLMRGRALWGQVLRAPRKVWASALCWAVMYTAFMLALTMTSVANVLVTMSLGPLLTALFARLFLHHRLPARTWAAILLGSAGIAWMFGHGLQGGLASLAGMGVALGVPLAAATNWTLLQHDSKQKDGDERSDMLLAVLLGALISAACTLPLAWPLVASPHDLTLLAGLGVFQLALPCLLVVRLARVLSGPELALLGLLEVIFGVLWAWLGAGEAPSSAALVGGAMVLAALAGNELLGWRER, encoded by the coding sequence ATGAGCCACCGGCGCGCCGTTCTCCTGATGCTGCTGATCACCCTGCTGTGGAGCACGGCAGGGGTGGTCTCTCGCCATCTGGAAGCGGCGCGCAGCTTCGAGGTCACCTTCTGGCGCAGCGGCTTCAATGCGCTGGCGCTGCTGGTGGCCCTGGGGCTGATGCGCGGCCGCGCGCTCTGGGGGCAGGTCTTGCGCGCGCCGCGCAAGGTCTGGGCCTCGGCGCTGTGCTGGGCGGTGATGTACACCGCCTTCATGCTGGCGCTCACCATGACCAGCGTGGCCAATGTGCTGGTCACCATGTCGCTGGGGCCGCTGCTGACGGCGCTGTTCGCGCGCCTGTTCCTGCATCACCGCCTGCCGGCGCGCACCTGGGCCGCCATCCTGCTGGGCAGTGCCGGCATCGCCTGGATGTTCGGCCACGGGCTGCAGGGCGGCCTCGCCAGTCTGGCCGGCATGGGCGTGGCCCTGGGCGTGCCGCTGGCCGCGGCGACCAACTGGACCCTGTTGCAGCACGACAGCAAGCAAAAAGACGGTGACGAGCGCAGCGACATGCTGCTGGCGGTGCTGCTGGGCGCGCTGATTTCGGCCGCCTGCACCTTGCCGCTGGCCTGGCCCCTGGTGGCCTCCCCGCATGACCTGACCCTGCTGGCCGGCCTCGGCGTGTTCCAGCTGGCCCTGCCTTGCCTGCTGGTGGTGCGCCTCGCGCGCGTACTCTCGGGGCCGGAGCTGGCCCTGCTGGGCCTGCTGGAAGTGATCTTCGGCGTGCTGTGGGCCTGGCTGGGTGCTGGGGAAGCCCCGTCTTCCGCCGCCCTGGTGGGCGGTGCTATGGTGCTGGCAGCCCTGGCAGGCAATGAACTGCTGGGCTGGCGTGAGCGCTGA
- the typA gene encoding translational GTPase TypA: MSIQIRNIAIIAHVDHGKTTLVDQLLRQSGTFRENEKVAERVMDNNDIEKERGITILSKNCAVSWKGTHVNIVDTPGHADFGGEVERVLSMVDSVLLLVDAVEGPMPQTRFVTKKALALGLKPIVVVNKVDRPGARPDYVINATFDLFDKLGATEEQLDFPVVYASGLNGWATLTEGETGTDMAPLFDTVLRHVPPHEGDIGGPLQLQICSLDYSTFVGRIGIGRITSGSLKPMQDVLMYAGPDSTPKKCRVNQVLKFEGLERRQAELALAGDIVLVNGIEEIGIGVTLTAIDNPVPLPMLKVDEPTLTMNFCVNNSPLAGREGKFVTSRQIWDRLQKELQANVALRVKETDEDGIFEVSGRGELHLTILLENMRREGYELAVSKPRVVFHDVGGERHEPIEMVTADVEEAHQGGVMQALGLRKGELVNMEPDGRGRVRLEYRIPARGLIGFQNEFLNLTRGTGLISNIFDGYEAHKGEIESRKNGVLISQDNGEIVTYALGKLDDRGRMFVKAGDPVYEGMIVGMHNRDNDLIVNAVRAKQLTNFRVSGKEDAIKITPPIELSLEYAVEFIEDDELVEITPKSIRLRKRHLIEHERKKFARENSGA; encoded by the coding sequence ATGAGCATCCAAATCCGTAACATCGCCATCATCGCCCACGTGGACCATGGCAAGACCACCCTGGTGGATCAGCTGCTGCGCCAGTCGGGCACCTTCCGTGAGAACGAGAAGGTCGCCGAGCGCGTGATGGACAACAACGACATCGAAAAGGAACGTGGCATCACGATCCTGTCGAAGAATTGCGCGGTGTCCTGGAAGGGCACCCACGTCAACATCGTCGACACCCCCGGCCACGCCGACTTCGGCGGTGAAGTGGAGCGCGTGCTCTCGATGGTGGACTCGGTGCTGCTGCTGGTGGATGCCGTCGAAGGCCCGATGCCGCAGACCCGCTTCGTCACCAAGAAGGCGCTGGCCCTGGGCCTGAAGCCCATCGTGGTGGTGAACAAGGTGGACCGCCCCGGCGCGCGCCCCGACTACGTCATCAACGCCACCTTCGACCTGTTCGACAAGCTCGGTGCCACCGAAGAGCAGCTCGACTTCCCGGTCGTCTACGCCTCCGGCCTGAACGGCTGGGCCACGCTCACCGAGGGCGAGACCGGCACCGACATGGCGCCGCTGTTCGACACCGTGCTGCGCCATGTGCCGCCGCACGAGGGCGATATCGGCGGCCCGCTGCAGCTGCAGATCTGCTCGCTGGACTACTCCACCTTCGTGGGCCGCATCGGCATCGGCCGCATCACCAGCGGCAGCCTCAAGCCCATGCAGGACGTGCTGATGTACGCCGGCCCCGACAGCACCCCCAAGAAGTGCCGCGTCAACCAGGTGCTGAAGTTCGAAGGCCTGGAGCGCCGTCAGGCCGAGCTGGCCCTGGCCGGCGACATCGTGCTGGTGAACGGCATCGAGGAGATCGGCATCGGCGTGACGCTGACCGCCATCGACAACCCGGTGCCCCTGCCCATGCTCAAGGTCGACGAGCCGACCCTGACCATGAACTTCTGCGTCAACAACAGCCCGCTGGCCGGCCGCGAAGGCAAGTTCGTCACCAGCCGCCAGATCTGGGACCGCCTGCAGAAGGAATTGCAGGCCAATGTGGCGCTGCGCGTCAAGGAAACCGACGAAGACGGCATCTTCGAGGTCTCGGGCCGCGGTGAACTGCACCTCACCATCCTGCTGGAAAACATGCGCCGCGAGGGCTACGAGCTGGCCGTCTCGAAGCCGCGCGTGGTGTTCCACGATGTTGGTGGCGAGCGTCACGAGCCGATCGAAATGGTCACCGCCGACGTCGAGGAAGCCCACCAGGGTGGCGTGATGCAGGCCCTGGGTCTGCGCAAGGGCGAGCTGGTGAATATGGAGCCGGACGGCCGTGGCCGCGTGCGCCTCGAGTACCGCATCCCGGCGCGTGGCCTGATCGGCTTCCAGAACGAATTCCTGAACCTGACGCGCGGCACCGGCCTGATCTCCAACATCTTCGACGGCTACGAAGCCCACAAGGGTGAGATCGAAAGCCGCAAGAACGGCGTGCTGATCAGCCAGGACAACGGCGAAATCGTCACCTACGCGCTTGGCAAGCTGGACGACCGCGGCCGCATGTTCGTGAAGGCCGGCGACCCGGTCTACGAAGGCATGATCGTGGGCATGCACAACCGCGACAACGACCTGATCGTCAACGCGGTGCGCGCTAAGCAGCTCACCAACTTCCGCGTCTCGGGCAAGGAAGATGCGATCAAGATCACGCCGCCGATCGAGCTCTCGCTCGAGTACGCGGTGGAGTTCATCGAGGACGACGAGCTGGTCGAGATCACGCCCAAGAGCATCCGCCTGCGCAAGCGCCACCTGATCGAGCACGAGCGCAAGAAGTTCGCGCGCGAAAACTCCGGGGCCTGA
- the truB gene encoding tRNA pseudouridine(55) synthase TruB, producing the protein MNAPKPQRQRIQRRALHGVLLLDKPLGLSSNDALQKAKWLLRAEKAGHTGTLDPLATGLLPLCFGAATKFSQVSLDADKAYEATLRLGQTTTTGDGEGEVLETREVAVTRAQIEAACAQFTGLISQVPPMYSALKHEGKALYDYARQGIEIERPARQVTIHSIDILDWQAEQLTIAVRCSKGTYIRTLGEDIGRVLGCGAHLSALRRTASGPVTLDGAISLDALAAMTEAEREDLLRPPDALLADWPEQRLDAAEAARFLSGLRRRLYSPSGVADVSQVKVYGPEPQAFLGSAHIKGGELIADRLLSPQEVQALLGTAA; encoded by the coding sequence GTGAACGCCCCCAAACCCCAGCGCCAGAGAATCCAGCGCCGTGCCCTGCACGGTGTGCTGCTTCTCGACAAGCCGCTGGGCCTGTCCAGCAACGACGCGCTGCAGAAAGCCAAATGGCTGCTGCGGGCGGAAAAGGCCGGCCATACCGGCACGCTGGACCCGCTGGCCACGGGGCTGCTGCCGCTGTGCTTTGGGGCCGCTACCAAGTTCAGCCAGGTCAGCCTGGATGCCGACAAGGCCTACGAGGCCACGCTCCGGCTGGGCCAGACCACCACCACCGGCGACGGCGAGGGCGAGGTGCTGGAGACGCGCGAGGTGGCAGTCACCCGCGCTCAGATCGAGGCGGCCTGTGCCCAGTTCACCGGCCTGATCTCGCAAGTGCCACCGATGTACTCGGCGCTCAAGCACGAAGGCAAGGCGCTGTACGACTATGCCCGTCAGGGCATCGAGATCGAGCGTCCGGCGCGCCAGGTCACCATACACAGCATTGACATCCTCGACTGGCAAGCTGAGCAGCTGACGATCGCGGTGCGCTGCTCCAAGGGCACCTACATCCGTACCCTGGGCGAGGACATCGGCCGCGTGTTGGGCTGTGGTGCGCACCTCAGCGCGCTGCGCCGCACCGCCAGCGGTCCGGTGACGCTGGACGGCGCCATCAGCCTGGATGCGCTCGCCGCGATGACCGAGGCCGAGCGCGAAGACCTGCTGCGCCCGCCCGACGCCTTGCTGGCGGACTGGCCTGAGCAGCGTCTGGATGCTGCCGAGGCGGCCCGCTTTCTATCCGGGTTGCGGCGTCGCCTGTATTCTCCAAGCGGCGTCGCAGATGTCAGTCAGGTGAAGGTCTACGGGCCCGAACCGCAGGCCTTTCTGGGCAGCGCACATATCAAGGGCGGCGAGTTGATCGCCGACCGCCTGCTCAGCCCGCAGGAAGTCCAGGCACTGCTTGGCACCGCGGCCTGA
- the rbfA gene encoding 30S ribosome-binding factor RbfA produces MRHKRAIPNRSFRISDQIQRDLAELIRELKDPRVGMATINAVEVTPDYAHAKVFFSVLIGDPAESELALNEAAGFLRNGLFKRLQIHTVPTLHFHYDRTIERAAELSSLISKANATRALDDEDRTND; encoded by the coding sequence ATGCGACATAAACGAGCGATACCCAACCGGTCCTTCCGGATCTCGGACCAGATCCAGCGCGATCTGGCCGAGCTGATCCGCGAGCTCAAGGACCCGCGCGTGGGCATGGCCACGATCAACGCCGTGGAAGTCACGCCTGATTACGCTCATGCCAAGGTGTTCTTCTCGGTGCTGATCGGCGACCCGGCCGAATCCGAGCTGGCGCTCAACGAGGCGGCAGGTTTCCTGCGCAACGGCCTCTTCAAGCGCCTGCAGATCCACACCGTGCCGACCCTGCACTTCCATTACGACCGCACCATCGAACGTGCGGCCGAGCTGAGCTCGCTGATTTCCAAGGCCAACGCCACGCGCGCCCTGGACGACGAAGACCGGACCAACGACTGA
- the infB gene encoding translation initiation factor IF-2: MAVTTVAQFAAELQRPASTLLEQLQAAGVKKASTEDALNETDKERLLDYLRTAHGTTGADRKKITLTRKSTSEIKQADASGKARTIQVEVRKKRTFVKRDDASGMDEASAQAAEEAELQRRQEEAQAHAEALRAQEEELAARVREREEQERLAREAEEQRRQERLQAEARAAEQAEKDAADKAAAEAAAKVAAKQDAQAAARAAAAATNKALAAGGRRAPAPAAEPAPAPAPVVAAAPAPAPVAEPAPAPVAAAPVAPAAPVEPPKPQLRVIKAVDVGAEEKQKQVDLERRRKAAEAEAAAIRAMMNAPKKVLVAKKEEPKPEPAKEIKGTIHKKPGTPGAPATAATAGAGAKPGDKKSVKSEKLSSSWADDAAKKRGLKTIGAGAPTGARPAAGWRAPKGGASGRRGDRNDRGGQPSNYVAPSEPVVQEVHVPETISVADLAHKMSIKASELIKQLMKLGQMVTINQQLDQETAMILVEEMGHKAFAAKLDDPDAFLEEEGAAAEQQHEMLPRAPVVTVMGHVDHGKTSLLDYIRRARVAAGEAGGITQHIGAYHVDTPRGMITFLDTPGHAAFTQMRARGAKATDLVILVVAADDGVMPQTKEAIHHAKAAGVPLVVAMNKIDKPGANLERLKSELVAEEVVPEEFGGDSPFVPVSAKTGEGIDALLEQVLLQAEVLELTAPVESMAKGLVIEAKLDKGRGPVATVLVQSGTLKRGDVVLAGSTYGRVRAMLDEDGKTCTEAGPSIPVEIQGLTEVPQAGDEFMVLSDERRAREIATFRSGKYRDVKLAKQQAAKLENMFENMGSGDVQTLPLIIKADVQGSQEALASSLLKLSTDEVKVQIVHAAVGGISESDVNLAIASKAVIIGFNTRADVLARKLAEGNAVDIRYYNIIYDAVDEVKAAMAGMLAPEQREEALGTAEIRVVFVASKIGTVAGSMVTSGLVRRGAKFRLLRDNIVIYTGEVDSVRREKDDVKEVKEGFECGIKLKNYSDIAEGDQLEFFEIKEVARTL; encoded by the coding sequence ATGGCTGTGACCACCGTCGCCCAGTTCGCTGCAGAGCTACAAAGGCCTGCAAGCACGCTGCTTGAGCAGCTGCAAGCTGCGGGCGTCAAGAAGGCGTCCACCGAGGACGCCCTCAACGAGACCGACAAGGAACGGTTGCTGGACTACCTGCGCACCGCGCACGGTACGACCGGTGCCGACCGCAAGAAGATCACGCTGACGCGCAAGTCGACCAGCGAGATCAAGCAGGCCGATGCCAGCGGCAAGGCCCGCACCATCCAGGTCGAGGTACGCAAGAAGCGCACCTTCGTCAAGCGTGACGATGCCAGCGGCATGGACGAGGCCAGCGCGCAAGCGGCCGAGGAAGCCGAGCTGCAGCGTCGCCAGGAAGAGGCCCAGGCGCATGCCGAGGCCCTGCGCGCCCAGGAAGAAGAGCTGGCTGCCCGCGTGCGTGAACGCGAAGAGCAGGAGCGCCTGGCTCGCGAGGCCGAGGAGCAGCGCCGCCAGGAGCGTCTGCAGGCCGAGGCCCGCGCCGCCGAGCAGGCCGAGAAGGATGCCGCCGACAAGGCCGCCGCCGAAGCCGCTGCCAAGGTTGCCGCCAAGCAGGATGCCCAGGCCGCTGCACGTGCCGCCGCTGCCGCCACCAACAAGGCGCTGGCCGCCGGTGGCCGCCGCGCGCCCGCGCCAGCTGCTGAGCCCGCACCCGCGCCCGCCCCCGTGGTGGCCGCTGCGCCGGCACCGGCACCGGTTGCCGAGCCTGCACCCGCCCCCGTGGCCGCAGCGCCCGTGGCGCCGGCCGCGCCGGTGGAGCCGCCCAAGCCGCAGCTGCGTGTCATCAAGGCCGTCGATGTGGGCGCCGAGGAAAAGCAGAAGCAGGTCGACCTGGAGCGCCGCCGCAAGGCCGCCGAGGCCGAGGCCGCTGCCATCCGCGCGATGATGAATGCACCCAAGAAGGTGCTGGTCGCGAAGAAGGAAGAGCCCAAGCCCGAGCCCGCCAAGGAAATCAAGGGCACCATCCACAAGAAGCCCGGCACGCCCGGCGCGCCGGCTACCGCCGCGACCGCGGGTGCTGGTGCCAAGCCCGGCGACAAGAAGTCGGTCAAGAGCGAGAAGCTCTCGTCCTCCTGGGCCGATGATGCCGCCAAGAAGCGCGGCCTCAAGACCATTGGTGCGGGTGCCCCCACGGGTGCTCGCCCGGCCGCCGGCTGGCGCGCGCCCAAGGGTGGCGCGTCGGGTCGCCGTGGCGACCGCAACGACCGCGGTGGCCAGCCGTCCAACTACGTGGCGCCGAGCGAACCGGTGGTGCAAGAGGTGCATGTGCCCGAGACCATCTCGGTGGCCGACCTCGCCCACAAGATGTCGATCAAGGCGTCCGAGCTCATCAAACAGTTGATGAAGCTGGGTCAGATGGTCACCATCAACCAGCAGCTGGACCAGGAAACCGCGATGATCTTGGTGGAGGAAATGGGCCACAAGGCCTTTGCCGCCAAGCTGGACGATCCCGATGCCTTCCTGGAAGAAGAGGGCGCTGCCGCCGAGCAGCAGCACGAGATGCTGCCGCGCGCACCGGTGGTCACCGTCATGGGTCACGTCGACCACGGCAAGACCTCGCTGCTGGACTACATCCGCCGTGCCCGCGTTGCCGCGGGTGAAGCGGGCGGCATCACGCAGCACATCGGCGCCTATCACGTCGACACGCCGCGCGGCATGATCACCTTCCTCGACACCCCCGGCCACGCGGCCTTCACGCAGATGCGTGCCCGCGGCGCCAAGGCCACCGACCTGGTGATCTTGGTGGTGGCGGCGGACGACGGTGTGATGCCCCAGACCAAGGAAGCCATCCACCATGCCAAGGCGGCCGGCGTGCCCCTGGTCGTGGCGATGAACAAGATCGACAAGCCCGGTGCCAACCTGGAACGCCTGAAGAGCGAGCTGGTGGCCGAGGAAGTCGTGCCGGAAGAATTCGGTGGCGATTCGCCCTTCGTGCCGGTCTCGGCCAAGACGGGCGAGGGCATCGACGCGCTGCTGGAGCAGGTGCTCTTGCAGGCCGAGGTGCTGGAGCTCACCGCGCCGGTGGAATCCATGGCCAAGGGCCTGGTGATCGAAGCCAAGCTGGACAAGGGCCGCGGCCCGGTGGCCACGGTGCTGGTGCAGAGCGGTACGCTCAAGCGCGGCGACGTGGTGCTGGCCGGTTCGACCTATGGCCGCGTGCGCGCCATGCTGGACGAAGACGGCAAGACCTGTACCGAGGCCGGCCCGTCGATCCCGGTGGAAATCCAGGGTCTGACCGAAGTGCCGCAGGCCGGCGACGAATTCATGGTGCTGAGCGATGAGCGTCGCGCCCGTGAAATCGCCACCTTCCGTTCCGGCAAGTACCGTGACGTCAAGCTGGCCAAGCAGCAGGCCGCCAAGCTGGAGAACATGTTCGAGAACATGGGCTCGGGCGATGTGCAGACCCTGCCGCTGATCATCAAGGCCGACGTGCAAGGCTCGCAGGAAGCGCTGGCCTCCTCGCTGCTCAAGCTCTCGACCGACGAGGTCAAGGTGCAGATCGTGCACGCCGCGGTGGGTGGCATCAGCGAGTCGGACGTCAACCTGGCGATCGCCTCCAAGGCCGTCATCATCGGCTTCAACACCCGCGCCGACGTGCTGGCCCGCAAGCTGGCCGAGGGCAATGCGGTCGACATCCGCTACTACAACATCATCTACGACGCCGTGGATGAGGTGAAGGCAGCGATGGCCGGCATGCTGGCTCCCGAGCAGCGCGAAGAAGCGCTGGGTACGGCCGAGATCCGCGTGGTCTTCGTGGCTTCCAAGATCGGCACGGTGGCCGGTTCCATGGTCACCTCGGGCCTGGTGCGCCGTGGTGCCAAGTTCCGCCTGCTGCGCGACAACATCGTCATCTACACCGGCGAGGTCGACTCGGTCCGCCGCGAGAAGGACGACGTCAAGGAAGTCAAGGAAGGCTTCGAGTGCGGTATCAAGCTCAAGAACTACAGCGACATCGCCGAGGGCGACCAGCTGGAATTCTTCGAGATCAAGGAAGTCGCCCGAACGCTGTAA